A region from the Flavobacteriales bacterium genome encodes:
- a CDS encoding CsbD family protein, producing the protein MSATTDKIKGNWNEIKGKLKQQYADLTDNDLLYAEGKEDELVGRPQNKLGQTKEQVHEPIERLGKPTHERKANS; encoded by the coding sequence ATGAGTGCTACAACGGACAAGATCAAAGGCAACTGGAACGAGATCAAAGGCAAGCTGAAGCAGCAGTACGCCGACCTCACCGACAACGATCTGCTCTACGCCGAGGGCAAGGAAGATGAACTGGTCGGCCGCCCGCAGAATAAGCTCGGCCAGACGAAAGAACAGGTGCACGAGCCGATCGAGCGCTTGGGCAAGCCCACGCACGAGCGGAAGGCGAACAGCTGA